The Sorghum bicolor cultivar BTx623 chromosome 6, Sorghum_bicolor_NCBIv3, whole genome shotgun sequence genome contains the following window.
AAACCCAGCTATCACAAGGTCTAGCTCCAAATCGTTACGATCGGAGCCTAATAACTAACCTTTGTGATGTTGGGGACGAGCGACCTAAGCTCGTAGAGCTTCTCCTTCATCCGGACCCTCCGCTTGCGCTCGGACACGATGGTCTTGGACCGGTCCCTCCTCTTCCGCGTCGCACCGGCGGACACGTCGTCGCCGTCCTCGCGGAGCGGGTGCGGCTCGGAGGCGAGCTCCCCGGCCTCCCCAGCGCCTTGCTCCCCAGAAGGGGGGCTTGCGTCGTCGTCCAAGGATATGCTCGGTGGAGGGCCGTCTGgggagccgccgccgtcgtcgtcgtcgtcgcactGCCACTGCTGCTGGTAGTGATCGTCGTCTCCCAGCatgccgccggcgccggtgccATTGACATCGTCGTCGCCATCGGCCTGGCCACCGAACAGCTCCTCGCCGAGCTGCATGAGGTCCTCCACCcacccgccgtcgtcgtcggtggCGCCGACGTGCGGCTCGACGAACAAGCCGCCGTTTGGGAAATGGGCGGGGTCTTGGCCGCTGTCGACGGCAAAGAAGCCCGGGCTGCTGGGCATGAAGTGCTCCAAGtgcagcagctgctgcagcTGGTGCTCCATGTCCATGCTTCAAGACTTCAAGTGGTGGTCGTCGTGCTGATCTTGTTGGAAAGGGATCGGAAATGCTTGCTGGTGACCTTGATTGATTGGAGGCCACGACCGCAAGTGGTGAGCTCGTTATATATACAGCTCTAGTCTGAAACGGGCTTGGATGATAGGATTCCATTTGTGCCGTCGTTTAGCAACCACTCCTACTCAACAAAGACACGAGATTAATAAATTATCAAGAAAGAAGTACTTGCCAATAAGTTATTGAGGCTTCTAACTTCTGCAACTCAAACAGGTTGCCAGAAACATGCCGTCAGCCTAGCCCTGTTCAGTTATTCAGGAATGAGTGCCTGGAAGAATTTCCGGTTGAAATGCTTCAGTAATGATTATTATATTGATAAGTTAGAATAATTTATTGCTCCGTTCCAGAACAACCCAACAGACCCTTTTATATATCCAAAAAGAAATCCTTGGCGAATTACATAATAAGTAGCTGGAATATTCAAATTAACTAGAAACTGACTCCTCAGTGAAGTATATATAGTTGTGAGCTCATCAAGTTATTTAACAATCAAAAGTTGCTGAACGCTAATTATCCATTCCTTGGAGCTTCGTGAGTAAAACACTGCAAACAAAGCAGCTGTCCTgagtaaataaaataataataaacagCTGTCAAATAGAACCTtcaaatttcttcaagcgatccATTTCTGCACTTAAGAGCTTTTGGGTATGGGTTGCTTGAATTTTCCAGGAAAAGACATCCGGTTATAATTTTAGTAAAATACTACTTAACTAGTTTACTTTATCTTTTTTTTACAAACATTTTCTAATTTTAACCGAATAGAAAAAGGCATCAACAACTATAATCTTAAATTAGTCTGCTAAATTCTTggtgaaatatattttcataatgtaTTTATTTCAACTTGTAGATGTTAATAGAATTTTTCCCCTAAAATACGGTTAGAGTTAGAGAAGATTTTACTTAGTATAAAGCTAAAATTAActattggaatggagggagtaaataTTAGGAACCCAAATTGATCACTGGATATCCTTGTGCTTGATAACTGAACTGAGGTCTATATATGCATCCTTGCAGATTTCAATGATTCCGAACACAGGGTAAGCTAGGCACCAATCAATTAATATTCCCTTGTCCTTAAGCTAAGTTGTACTCATCCACTGGAGTTGTTGTCTCCTTTAATTTATATACAAGCACACAGTTAAGTCTCTAGGTGACTTGGTTTCCCCACTTGTCACGTTTGACATCTACGATGTTAACCGTAGCAATTCCCTACCTAGTACTAATAGTATAAATTTCGTCTCCTACATGAATAGAGAAAAGTTTACTCAAAATGGCATGTCTCAACAAAACTATCACAGTGAGCTATATAACGACAGGGTTACCTCAAAAGGAATCATATACTGACGTGACAAAGGGAAGAAATCTTAGAGATGAACGTCAATTTCTCATGTTAAAGACCAGTGGTTTGGTAGGTAATCAATTGGTTCTCTTTGTTTGACCACTCCCCTGACCTAGCAATTCCATGCATATGCCAGGATGACTCTGTAAAACCATAACACTGACGCTTGCTCGAGCTGCACTACCTGCACCAATTTGGAGTTGGTAGTAATTGTATTCAGTAGTTGTCCATGATGTGACCTTTCCTTACACAGGCAGGCATTATGCAGACAGGCCACTGACAAGACCACTGCAGCTAAACTACACTCATATCATTGTCACATTGAACTTTTTTATTTTGTCTAAACAAGCATAGGGATCAAGCTAAATGCAGGTGGGAACTTTTTGCCTAAACAAACATACAATCATTTGTGCCAACATGAGGTGCATGGGTTTACACCGTTGCAGTACAAAATTGTTGGATTTGCCGAAGCACCTCCAAACGGAACGGTTGGTTTGGCCCGCCCGTTCGCTGCGGCGAGCGGCTCGAGTTCGATAGCACACGGGCTCAATGCTCTAGAACAGACAGTGTAATAATAAATTGGTTTCAACTAACTCATGCAGGAGCATTTACATCCCTTTATATAGGGTGCGGATCCCAACCTGAGTCCATTACAAGAATGTCCCATGACGGTGGCggaatattccagcatattctaTCACTGTGGTCTACAGTTCATAGGGCTACTTGAGTAATTTCGTATCGCGAGCTCTTCACACGCCTCCATGTCGGAGTCTCTGTCATAGTCCGAACCTTCGCCCGATCTGCGCCAAGGCTCGCGGATCCTCCGCCATGCGAGCGCTTATGTTTGCCTTTGAGGCTGAGGCTGAGCCAACCGCCCAACCGTTGCGACTATTGAAGACTTGGGCGGTATGCCGGCAAACTTGGCTCCTGTAGCTGTTCCTTAGTAACCCAGTTTCCCCCTCCCTTTCCCTGAATTTCCTTGAATCTTTCTTTTTCTACTCCTTGTCTCTTCTCTTCTTCCTGTGTTTTTGCCTTTCAATCCTTGCCTGGTTTGCTTTCCCTTCTTCTGTTTTTCCTTTTCTCGGGGTGTTTTTTGGGTtttgttcttctagttctgCTTCCCCTTGCTTTCTTCTTCCTGTGTTTTTGCCTTTCAATCCTTGCCTGGTTTGCTTTCCCTTCttctgttttttcttttctcaggGTGTTTTTTGGGTtttgttcttctagttctgCTTCCCCTTGCTTTCTTTCCCCCCTCTATATTGTCATGCTCTTCTTACTGCTTTCCCTCTTCAGATTCCTTCCCATTCCCACCCTTTCAGCTATGAGCTTAATCCCTTCCAATTCCTCTGGCCGTCCGCCCGGTCCAAACACCCCAACTGATCCGAGCTCCCATCCTGAAGCTCCTGAAATTGACCttgccactgccatgcaagccttGGATCTCTCCAACCGTG
Protein-coding sequences here:
- the LOC8070788 gene encoding transcription factor FER-LIKE IRON DEFICIENCY-INDUCED TRANSCRIPTION FACTOR, which produces MDMEHQLQQLLHLEHFMPSSPGFFAVDSGQDPAHFPNGGLFVEPHVGATDDDGGWVEDLMQLGEELFGGQADGDDDVNGTGAGGMLGDDDHYQQQWQCDDDDDGGGSPDGPPPSISLDDDASPPSGEQGAGEAGELASEPHPLREDGDDVSAGATRKRRDRSKTIVSERKRRVRMKEKLYELRSLVPNITKMDKASIIADAVVYVKNLQAHARNLKEEVAALEARPMSPASRQEQPQPQHGRRAGAAGRRQQQQHAGSSVGSGARVMHVGAAQVGEGRFFVTVECERRDGVAAPLCAAAESLACFRVESSSIGRSGPDRVVSTLTLKVVSQRVGGDAAIGEASVKLWMMAALLKEGFRPEATVQMS